A genomic segment from Nocardia cyriacigeorgica GUH-2 encodes:
- a CDS encoding HdeD family acid-resistance protein: MPTYEDSGPVSVLGRGVRQTVLVVGICSVLLGVAIMMWPGKTVATLATLAGVYLLLNAVLQLSIAFGSRLGRFPRVLMFLAGVVSAVLALLAFRSGDWVLLVAMWLGVAWAVRGVVHAIAAVWDDEDTPGRGVQEMIGLATLIAGIVVAIVPFDSADILAATAGCCMIALGITEILTARKAPAEQPPQPEPTPPRPAPPRPTVDTTIVMPPGSGHALGR; the protein is encoded by the coding sequence ATGCCCACCTACGAGGATTCGGGTCCGGTGTCGGTGTTGGGTCGCGGTGTGCGGCAGACGGTCCTGGTTGTCGGCATCTGCTCGGTGCTGCTCGGGGTCGCGATCATGATGTGGCCGGGCAAGACGGTGGCGACCCTGGCCACGCTGGCGGGGGTGTATCTGCTGCTGAACGCGGTGCTGCAACTGAGCATCGCCTTCGGCTCCCGGTTGGGTCGTTTTCCCCGCGTACTGATGTTTCTCGCGGGCGTGGTGTCGGCGGTTCTCGCCCTGCTGGCCTTCCGCAGCGGGGATTGGGTGCTGCTGGTGGCGATGTGGCTCGGCGTCGCATGGGCGGTGCGCGGAGTGGTGCATGCGATCGCCGCGGTCTGGGACGACGAGGACACCCCCGGACGTGGTGTGCAGGAGATGATCGGGCTCGCGACATTGATCGCCGGGATCGTCGTCGCGATCGTGCCGTTCGATTCCGCCGACATCCTGGCCGCCACCGCCGGTTGCTGCATGATCGCTCTGGGCATCACCGAAATCCTCACCGCCCGAAAGGCTCCCGCCGAACAACCGCCACAACCCGAGCCCACCCCACCCCGGCCCGCGCCGCCGCGGCCCACCGTCGACACCACCATCGTCATGCCACCCGGCAGCGGACACGCCCTAGGACGCTGA
- a CDS encoding S8 family serine peptidase, whose amino-acid sequence MGSPDQRRNSLGPTGFRPPRTPAELVVVTHGATTAIDRAALRENAAVESHLTQLLPSAALSRVFGPARRLEHRLAGTPAEPDGAQLLNYFTVTGLAEDLESEADRLRADDTVATAYVKPPAEPPLAPPLTGAVADVAARALTEPPAVTPDFLARQGYLGAAPDGVNAQWAWTQPGGRGTGVRVIDIEGAWRFTHEDLLDNQGGVIGGSPSPDLGWRNHGTAVAGQISGDVNGFGITGIAPEAGIRAVSVFGGGGSAAAIRSAADALSAGDLLLIELHRPGPRFNYSGRPDQRGYIAIEWWPDDWAAIRYAVGRGVVVVEAAGNGGEDLDAALYDRKPAEFPSTWRNPFRGGAGDSGAIVVGAGAPPPGTHGRDHGPARSRLDFSNYGSRLDAQGWGREVTTTGYGDLQGGDDEDLWYSDTFSGTSSASPIVVGAIACYQGILTAGPGRSTPDQIRTRLRGTGSAQTDAPGRPVSQRIGNLPDVRAMLGSTDT is encoded by the coding sequence ATGGGATCACCAGATCAGCGTCGGAACTCGCTCGGCCCGACCGGCTTCCGGCCGCCCAGAACCCCGGCCGAACTCGTCGTCGTCACCCACGGCGCCACCACCGCCATCGACCGCGCCGCCCTACGCGAGAACGCCGCGGTCGAATCGCATCTGACGCAGCTGCTGCCGAGCGCGGCGCTGTCGCGAGTGTTCGGGCCCGCACGCAGACTCGAACACCGCCTGGCCGGCACCCCAGCCGAACCCGACGGCGCGCAACTGCTGAACTACTTCACCGTCACCGGCCTCGCCGAAGACCTGGAGTCCGAAGCCGACCGGCTGCGCGCCGACGACACCGTCGCCACCGCCTACGTGAAACCGCCCGCCGAACCACCACTGGCCCCGCCGCTGACCGGTGCCGTCGCCGACGTCGCCGCCCGCGCCCTCACCGAACCACCCGCCGTGACACCGGATTTCCTGGCCCGCCAGGGATACCTCGGTGCCGCACCCGACGGCGTCAACGCCCAGTGGGCCTGGACCCAGCCCGGTGGCCGCGGCACCGGAGTCCGCGTCATCGACATCGAAGGCGCCTGGCGGTTCACCCACGAAGACCTGCTCGACAACCAAGGCGGCGTCATCGGCGGCAGCCCGTCACCGGATCTGGGGTGGCGCAATCACGGCACCGCCGTCGCCGGACAGATCAGCGGCGACGTCAACGGATTCGGCATCACCGGCATCGCACCGGAAGCCGGCATCCGCGCGGTCTCGGTATTCGGCGGCGGCGGATCCGCTGCGGCGATCCGCTCGGCCGCCGACGCACTCAGCGCCGGCGACCTCCTGCTGATCGAATTGCACCGCCCCGGACCGCGATTCAACTACTCCGGACGCCCCGACCAGCGCGGCTACATCGCCATCGAATGGTGGCCCGACGACTGGGCCGCCATCCGCTACGCCGTCGGCCGCGGCGTGGTGGTCGTGGAAGCTGCCGGCAACGGCGGCGAAGACCTCGACGCCGCACTCTACGACCGCAAACCCGCCGAATTCCCGTCCACCTGGCGCAACCCGTTCCGCGGCGGAGCAGGCGACTCGGGGGCGATCGTGGTGGGCGCGGGCGCACCACCGCCGGGCACCCACGGCCGCGACCACGGTCCCGCACGTTCGCGACTGGACTTCTCCAACTACGGCTCCCGCCTCGACGCCCAAGGCTGGGGGCGTGAGGTCACCACCACCGGCTACGGCGACCTGCAAGGCGGCGACGACGAAGACCTCTGGTACTCCGACACCTTCAGCGGAACCTCGAGCGCCTCACCCATCGTCGTCGGCGCCATCGCCTGCTACCAGGGCATCCTCACCGCAGGCCCCGGCCGCAGCACCCCCGACCAGATCCGGACCCGGTTGCGCGGCACCGGAAGCGCGCAAACCGATGCACCCGGGCGGCCGGTGAGCCAGCGGATCGGGAACCTGCCCGATGTGCGCGCGATGCTCGGCAGCACAGACACCTGA
- the sigJ gene encoding RNA polymerase sigma factor SigJ yields the protein MADPHLPAVISERRQLINLAYRLLGSLAEAEDVVQETYTRWYALTESQRQDIAAPGAWLTTVASRICLDLLGSARARRERYVGEWLPEPVPGRSEFFGAPAPADPADRVTLDESISMAFLVVLDSMTPAERVAFVLHDVFRYSFAEVAEIVGRTPAACRQLASSARRRVDSSRRPSSTEHAEVVRDFRRAWEAGDIEALIGLLDPQAIATADSGGRALAFREPIVGGEQIAHLWTVIAARNPNLTLLERTVNGQPGLIAESDGTVVSVYAFDIADGRITHIWAIRNPEKLRPWISN from the coding sequence ATGGCCGACCCGCACCTGCCCGCGGTGATCAGCGAACGCCGGCAACTGATCAACCTCGCCTACCGGCTGCTCGGCTCGCTGGCCGAAGCCGAGGACGTGGTGCAGGAAACCTACACGCGCTGGTATGCCCTGACCGAATCGCAGCGGCAGGACATCGCCGCGCCAGGCGCGTGGTTGACCACGGTCGCCAGCCGCATCTGCCTGGATCTGCTCGGCTCGGCCCGCGCCCGCCGGGAACGGTATGTGGGCGAATGGCTTCCCGAGCCGGTCCCGGGACGCTCGGAATTCTTCGGTGCACCGGCCCCGGCCGATCCCGCCGACCGGGTCACCCTCGACGAGTCGATCAGCATGGCGTTCCTGGTGGTGCTCGATTCCATGACCCCGGCCGAACGGGTGGCGTTCGTGCTGCACGATGTGTTCCGGTATTCCTTCGCCGAGGTCGCCGAAATCGTCGGCCGCACCCCCGCGGCGTGCCGTCAACTCGCCTCCAGTGCCCGCCGCCGCGTCGACAGCTCACGACGTCCGTCGAGCACCGAACACGCCGAGGTGGTGCGCGATTTCCGGCGCGCCTGGGAGGCCGGCGATATCGAGGCGTTGATCGGGCTGCTCGACCCGCAGGCGATCGCCACCGCCGACAGCGGCGGCCGGGCCCTGGCTTTCCGCGAACCGATCGTCGGCGGCGAGCAGATCGCTCACCTCTGGACCGTGATCGCCGCCCGCAACCCGAACCTCACCCTGCTCGAACGCACCGTCAACGGACAACCCGGCCTGATCGCCGAAAGCGACGGCACCGTCGTCTCCGTCTACGCCTTCGACATCGCCGACGGCCGCATCACCCACATCTGGGCGATCCGCAACCCGGAAAAACTGCGGCCCTGGATCTCGAACTAG
- a CDS encoding NADPH-dependent FMN reductase gives MTTIGIILGSTRPNRNGAQVAQWVLDTASRRDDAEFDLIDLREHPLPHLDEPAPPLFGPSPHEHTRAWAERVAPFDGFVIVTPEYNGGVPGVLKNAIDHLCAEWANKAVGFVSYGVSGGARSVVQLRTVCGTLGMADVGYQVALSLHTDFTDHTTFTPGEQQVAALDKTLDQVVAWSNALAPLRTHADTALVEA, from the coding sequence ATGACCACGATCGGCATCATCCTCGGCAGCACCCGACCCAACCGCAACGGCGCGCAGGTCGCCCAGTGGGTGCTCGACACCGCATCCCGGCGCGACGACGCCGAATTCGACCTCATCGACCTGCGCGAGCACCCGCTGCCGCACCTCGACGAGCCCGCCCCGCCGCTGTTCGGGCCCTCGCCGCACGAGCACACCCGCGCCTGGGCCGAGCGGGTCGCGCCGTTCGACGGGTTCGTGATCGTCACCCCGGAATACAACGGCGGCGTTCCCGGAGTGCTGAAGAACGCGATCGACCACCTGTGCGCGGAATGGGCGAACAAGGCGGTCGGGTTCGTCTCCTACGGCGTGAGCGGCGGCGCGCGTTCTGTGGTGCAGCTGCGCACCGTCTGCGGCACCCTCGGCATGGCCGATGTCGGCTATCAGGTCGCGCTCTCGCTGCACACCGATTTCACCGACCACACCACCTTCACCCCAGGCGAGCAGCAGGTCGCCGCCCTGGACAAGACTCTCGATCAAGTGGTGGCCTGGAGCAACGCGCTCGCCCCGCTGCGCACGCATGCCGACACCGCACTCGTCGAAGCCTGA
- a CDS encoding CGNR zinc finger domain-containing protein, whose protein sequence is MSEAFLTGEPLALDLVNTRPAGTDLLSTPEQLADWLRHQAGRLPEPGHVTTDDLNQIREVRGHIAAICEALLHDRRPPEAALRGLAAAQTAAPAIRHLHWTGTALTATTHRTGSPGAELAAALAESAVDLFADPAITRLKQCEAHDCVLLFLPAHPRRRWCSPQRCGNRIRVARYYDRHTKRTDTP, encoded by the coding sequence ATGAGTGAGGCGTTCCTGACCGGTGAACCGCTGGCCCTGGACCTGGTCAACACCCGCCCGGCCGGCACCGACCTGCTGAGCACCCCCGAGCAGTTGGCCGACTGGCTGCGACATCAGGCCGGTCGGCTACCCGAACCCGGACACGTCACCACCGACGACCTGAACCAGATCCGCGAGGTCCGCGGCCACATCGCCGCGATCTGCGAGGCCCTGCTGCACGACCGCCGCCCACCCGAAGCCGCCCTCCGCGGCCTCGCCGCCGCCCAAACCGCCGCACCCGCCATCCGGCACCTGCACTGGACCGGCACCGCACTCACCGCGACCACCCACCGCACCGGCTCACCCGGCGCCGAACTCGCCGCCGCCCTCGCCGAATCCGCCGTCGACCTCTTCGCCGACCCCGCCATCACCCGCCTCAAACAATGCGAAGCCCACGACTGCGTCCTGCTGTTCCTGCCCGCCCACCCGCGCCGCCGCTGGTGCTCCCCGCAACGCTGCGGCAACCGAATCCGCGTCGCCCGCTACTACGACCGCCACACCAAACGCACCGACACGCCCTGA
- a CDS encoding YybH family protein, translated as MSSSEVSPAPTDRDVTAHAEIRRRIDTLIEALHAKDLDTIARCYTRDVVSFDIEPPLQHAGIAAKLDNWKRVFSVFDTVRYEMRELRFTIGDEVAFGHAFARLHGTLTHGAATDGMWVRVSYGMRRVDGVWLIAHDQVSVPLDIAGGRGVVDLEP; from the coding sequence ATGAGTTCATCGGAGGTCTCCCCTGCCCCCACCGATCGCGACGTAACCGCGCACGCGGAGATCCGCCGCCGTATCGACACCCTGATCGAGGCGTTGCACGCCAAGGATCTCGACACCATCGCCCGCTGCTACACCCGCGACGTCGTGTCCTTCGACATCGAACCGCCACTCCAACACGCCGGGATCGCGGCCAAACTCGACAACTGGAAGCGCGTGTTCTCCGTGTTCGACACGGTGCGCTACGAGATGCGCGAACTGCGATTCACCATCGGCGACGAGGTGGCTTTCGGGCACGCCTTCGCCCGGCTGCACGGAACGCTCACCCACGGTGCCGCCACCGATGGCATGTGGGTCCGGGTCAGCTACGGCATGCGCCGGGTCGACGGCGTGTGGTTGATCGCGCACGACCAGGTTTCGGTGCCGCTCGACATCGCCGGTGGCCGCGGCGTGGTCGATCTCGAACCCTGA
- a CDS encoding alpha/beta fold hydrolase — protein MSLPLVHHRYLDVDGVQVFYRESVPTRTEAPTLLLLHGFPSASHQFRRLIDLLGDRYRLIAPDYPGFGNTTTPDDFTYTFDRLADITEGFVQRLGLTRFAMYVFDFGAPIGFRLAERHPEWIAGLVVQNGNAYEAGLSDGARAFTALRPEDDGAEDTIRALLTLDGTRSQYETGVADPSVLSPESWLLDQHFLDLPGRKQAQVALAFDYKSNVARYPAWQAWLRKYTPPTLITWGAGDPFFPATGAHAYLADLPEAELHLFDTGHFALETHASEIAPLIAAFLDRIPR, from the coding sequence ATGAGTTTGCCGCTGGTCCACCACCGCTACCTCGACGTCGACGGTGTGCAGGTCTTCTACCGGGAGTCCGTGCCCACCCGCACGGAGGCGCCGACGCTGCTGCTGCTGCACGGCTTCCCGTCGGCCTCGCACCAGTTCCGGCGGCTCATCGACCTGCTCGGCGACCGCTACCGGCTCATCGCACCCGACTACCCCGGATTCGGAAACACCACCACGCCGGACGATTTCACCTACACCTTCGACCGCCTGGCCGATATCACCGAAGGTTTCGTCCAGCGACTGGGACTGACCCGCTTCGCCATGTACGTCTTCGATTTCGGCGCGCCGATCGGTTTCCGCCTTGCCGAACGTCACCCGGAATGGATCGCCGGCCTGGTCGTGCAGAACGGCAATGCCTACGAAGCCGGGCTGTCCGACGGCGCGCGCGCATTCACCGCACTGCGCCCCGAGGACGACGGCGCCGAAGACACCATCCGCGCCCTGCTCACCCTCGACGGCACCCGCAGCCAGTACGAAACCGGCGTCGCCGACCCGAGTGTGCTGTCACCGGAATCCTGGCTGCTGGACCAGCATTTCCTGGATCTGCCGGGCCGCAAGCAGGCGCAGGTGGCTCTGGCTTTCGACTACAAATCCAACGTCGCCCGCTACCCGGCCTGGCAGGCGTGGCTGCGCAAGTACACCCCGCCCACCCTCATCACCTGGGGCGCAGGCGACCCCTTCTTCCCCGCCACCGGCGCCCACGCCTACCTGGCCGACCTGCCCGAAGCCGAACTGCACCTATTCGACACCGGCCACTTCGCACTCGAAACCCACGCCAGCGAGATCGCCCCACTCATCGCCGCCTTCCTCGACCGGATCCCCCGCTGA
- a CDS encoding GDSL-type esterase/lipase family protein, whose amino-acid sequence MRKWWTAVGVAVLAGSLSTGVTVAPAGAAACGDSPWVGSWMAAPSDSFGAADPSLIPQLSVSNQTYRVVITPHRGGSVVRIHLTNRTRPVPMEVGHVTVAPQTTGGSVRAEALREVTFGGRREVSIPAWGDVVSDPVEVDVAAFAPLSVSVHVPGLAVLPTEHFNGNATSYYSLPFAGDRTTDPGGAQLPLTTTAVPLVSGLDVQAGPEVATVVAFGDSITDGYVSANLLGTPQDRGVVDRNVRYPDFLQRRIDAAGLPFSVLNAGISGNRVTRDGFIPQFGPNAGARLQQDVIDKAGVTDVIILEGINDLGIPIGASYDEVVAGYTRLIDRLHAAGLAVHLGTILPADNALADGVLTLPYADPVRQRINAWIRTQQLSDSVIDFDAALRDPARPNVLDPRFAGPDNLHPSAAGYQAMAEAVDIDAFVGCRN is encoded by the coding sequence ATGCGAAAGTGGTGGACGGCAGTCGGTGTCGCGGTGCTGGCAGGGTCGCTGTCGACGGGGGTGACCGTGGCACCTGCCGGAGCCGCGGCGTGTGGCGATTCGCCGTGGGTGGGTAGTTGGATGGCCGCACCGTCGGATTCCTTCGGCGCCGCGGATCCCAGTCTGATCCCGCAGCTGTCGGTGTCGAATCAGACCTATCGGGTGGTGATCACGCCGCATCGCGGTGGTTCGGTGGTGCGTATTCATCTGACGAACCGGACACGGCCGGTGCCGATGGAGGTCGGTCATGTCACCGTGGCGCCGCAGACGACGGGCGGGTCGGTGCGCGCGGAGGCGCTGCGCGAGGTGACCTTCGGCGGTCGGCGCGAGGTCAGCATTCCAGCATGGGGCGATGTCGTGAGCGACCCCGTCGAGGTCGACGTCGCGGCTTTCGCGCCGCTGTCGGTGAGCGTGCACGTGCCGGGCCTGGCGGTGCTGCCGACCGAGCATTTCAACGGCAACGCCACCAGCTATTACAGCCTCCCGTTCGCCGGTGATCGCACCACCGATCCCGGCGGCGCGCAGCTGCCGTTGACGACCACGGCGGTGCCGCTGGTGTCGGGGCTGGACGTGCAGGCCGGCCCGGAGGTGGCCACGGTGGTCGCGTTCGGCGACTCGATCACCGACGGTTACGTCTCGGCGAACCTGCTCGGCACACCACAGGACCGCGGTGTGGTGGATCGCAATGTGCGTTACCCGGATTTCCTGCAGCGCCGCATCGACGCGGCCGGGTTGCCGTTCAGCGTGCTCAATGCCGGTATTTCCGGGAACCGGGTGACCCGTGACGGTTTCATCCCGCAGTTCGGGCCGAACGCGGGTGCGCGCTTGCAGCAGGATGTAATCGATAAGGCCGGGGTCACCGATGTGATCATCCTCGAGGGGATCAACGACCTCGGTATCCCGATCGGAGCGAGCTACGACGAGGTCGTGGCCGGCTACACCCGGCTCATCGACCGGCTGCACGCCGCCGGTCTGGCGGTGCATCTGGGCACGATTCTGCCCGCCGACAACGCCCTCGCCGACGGCGTGCTCACCCTCCCCTACGCCGATCCGGTCCGGCAGCGGATCAACGCCTGGATCCGCACCCAGCAGCTCTCCGACAGTGTGATCGACTTCGATGCGGCCCTGCGCGATCCGGCCCGCCCGAATGTCCTCGATCCCCGTTTCGCCGGGCCGGACAACCTGCACCCCAGTGCCGCCGGGTATCAGGCGATGGCCGAGGCCGTCGATATCGATGCGTTCGTGGGGTGCCGCAACTGA
- a CDS encoding NAD(P)-dependent alcohol dehydrogenase, producing MKALQYATVGAEPEVRDIPTPEPGPGQVLLKITAAGVCHSDDFVMSLPADALTFPLPLTLGHEGAGTVAALGAGVSGLELGESVVVYGPWGCGTCRQCSQGAENYCSRAAELGIYPPGLGAPGAIAEYMIVDSARHLVPIGDLDPVATVPLTDAGLTPYHAIKRSLPKLVPGSYAVVIGSGGLGHVAIQLLRHLAPARVIALDVNDDKLAFARSVGAHEAVLSDAAAADNVRAITGPDGASLVLDFVGYQPTVDTAMAVAGVGADVTIVGLGDGQSAARVGFGISPYEAAVTAPYWGSRAELIELIDLAHAGVLDIAVERFTLDDAPQAYRRLADGTLRGRAVIVP from the coding sequence ATGAAGGCTCTCCAATACGCGACCGTCGGCGCCGAGCCCGAAGTTCGCGACATCCCCACACCCGAACCCGGGCCCGGGCAAGTCCTGCTGAAAATCACCGCCGCCGGCGTCTGCCATTCCGACGACTTCGTCATGTCACTACCCGCCGACGCCCTCACCTTCCCGCTGCCGCTCACCCTCGGCCACGAAGGCGCGGGCACTGTCGCCGCCCTCGGCGCCGGCGTCAGCGGGCTCGAACTGGGGGAGTCGGTCGTCGTCTACGGCCCCTGGGGCTGCGGCACCTGCCGGCAGTGCTCCCAAGGCGCCGAGAACTACTGCTCCCGCGCCGCCGAACTCGGCATCTACCCACCCGGCCTCGGCGCACCCGGCGCCATCGCCGAATACATGATCGTCGACTCCGCACGCCACCTGGTGCCCATCGGCGATCTCGACCCGGTCGCCACCGTGCCCCTCACCGACGCCGGCCTCACCCCGTACCACGCCATCAAACGATCACTACCGAAACTGGTCCCCGGCAGCTATGCGGTCGTCATCGGCAGCGGCGGCCTCGGCCACGTCGCCATCCAACTGCTGCGCCACCTCGCACCGGCCCGGGTCATCGCCCTCGACGTCAACGACGACAAACTCGCCTTCGCCCGATCCGTCGGCGCCCACGAAGCAGTCCTGTCCGACGCCGCGGCCGCCGACAACGTCCGCGCCATCACCGGGCCGGACGGGGCGAGCCTGGTCCTGGACTTCGTCGGCTACCAACCCACCGTCGACACCGCCATGGCCGTCGCCGGCGTCGGCGCCGACGTCACCATCGTCGGCCTCGGCGACGGGCAATCGGCCGCCCGCGTCGGCTTCGGCATCAGCCCCTACGAAGCCGCCGTCACCGCCCCCTACTGGGGCAGCCGAGCCGAACTGATCGAACTCATCGACCTCGCCCACGCCGGGGTCCTCGACATCGCCGTCGAACGCTTCACCCTCGACGACGCACCACAGGCCTACCGCCGACTCGCCGACGGAACCCTGCGCGGCCGCGCCGTCATCGTGCCCTGA
- a CDS encoding dienelactone hydrolase family protein, translated as MHLLTEQRLDDDILERTFTLGEIPGILWTPPSTSAPAPLILIGHPGGLPAMYPRLLSRARLAVAEGFAAATIELPGTGERPRSAAADQARADLRRAVQAGEPVADEIIDRLVLPLVEQAVPEWRAALDSLLDMPEIGGPVGYSGGVISIGTRLAAVEPRIAAAVLFAGSYVPRAIVDEARHVTIPLHVLLQWDDEGNDRQMALDLFDAFGSTEKTLHANMGGHTGVPSFAGEEANRFFTRHLT; from the coding sequence GTGCACTTGCTTACCGAACAACGCCTCGACGACGACATCCTCGAACGCACCTTCACCCTCGGAGAGATCCCCGGCATCCTGTGGACGCCCCCCTCCACCTCGGCGCCGGCTCCACTGATCCTGATCGGACACCCCGGCGGACTGCCGGCGATGTATCCGCGGCTGTTGTCGCGGGCCCGGCTCGCGGTCGCGGAAGGCTTCGCCGCGGCCACGATCGAACTTCCCGGCACAGGTGAGCGGCCCCGTTCGGCCGCCGCCGACCAGGCCCGCGCCGACCTGCGCCGCGCGGTGCAGGCGGGGGAGCCGGTCGCGGACGAGATCATCGACCGGCTCGTCCTCCCACTGGTCGAACAGGCCGTACCGGAATGGCGGGCCGCGCTCGATTCGCTACTCGACATGCCCGAGATCGGCGGACCGGTCGGGTATTCCGGCGGCGTGATCTCGATCGGCACCCGGCTGGCAGCGGTCGAACCACGCATCGCAGCCGCCGTCCTGTTCGCGGGGAGTTACGTCCCCCGCGCGATAGTCGACGAAGCCCGCCACGTCACCATCCCACTGCACGTGCTGCTGCAATGGGACGACGAGGGCAACGACCGGCAGATGGCCCTGGACCTGTTCGATGCGTTCGGTTCGACAGAGAAGACGCTGCACGCGAACATGGGCGGCCACACAGGCGTCCCGTCATTCGCCGGCGAAGAAGCCAACCGGTTCTTCACCCGGCACTTGACATGA